GACGGCTCCGTCATGACCGCTCCGTCTCCCATCGCTTCGCCGGTGTGGACCCCGGGTTGCTGATCGAATATCAGATCGGGCGCCTGATCGAGATATTCGCCGCTGTAGACGTCTTCGGGGTGATTGACGGATCGAACGAGGGGGCCGCCATCGAGCGCCGTCTCAGCTTCCAGGTCCCGTTTCAGCGACTCGAATATTCGCGCGTGCTCGTCTTCGTCGTCGGCGACGATGTAGACGAGTCCCTGCCCGCTTCCGATCGCGGTAGTCCCTTCCCAGTCCACCATCTCCAGTTTCTCCTCCCGAACGACCCCCTCGTCGTTGGGGAATCGCTCGATAATCGCCCTCGGGATGAGCGGTCGAATGTAGGATTCGAGGCCCACGGAACGCACGAGAGAGGCGACTCGTTCCTGCGTGATGCCGACATCGAACAGGCGCGAGGAGAGACTCGACTTCGTCTGCAGGTAGCCCTGCTGCTCCAACCACCGGTTCACGTAAAAGACCGTGTGAATCTCGGTACAGCCGTGATCCGACATGAGGACGAGGTTGTAGTCCCCTTCGACGAACGGTTCTAGCTCCTCGTCGATGATCTCCCAGGCCCGTCGCGTCTCGGGACCGTTCCAGAAGTAGTGCTGGAGGACGTTCAGGTGAAACAGCGTGACGTGGAGAAACGAGAGGTCGCGCTCTTCGAGCAGTGCGTGGGCGGTCCGAAGCCGCGTCCGGAGGAGGTCGTGGACCATCTCGACCTCCCGGTCGGAGCCCTCGTTGCTCGTGAGTACGTTCTCGGGGTGGACGCGGTACCCGAAGCGCTCTTCGAGTTCGCCTTGGAGTTCGTCCGGTTTCGTGTAGTCCCGCTCTCGCGACCGCGGACCCCCGGCGACCATCGCGCCGTCTATCTCCCGGGGCGGGTACGACATCGGGAGGTTGACCACACCCGCTTGCTCGCCGGCGTCGTTGACGTAGTCCCAGATCTCGGGCGTGCGAAAGTCGGTCGCGTCCGGAAGATGCATCGAGCGGTTCTCCGTATCGATGCGCTCCCACCAGTAGACGCCCAGTTGCCCGGGATTCTTCCCGGAGGCGTAACACTTCCAGTTCGGGCACGTGACGGGCGGCAGGTGGCTTCGAGACACGCCGGCGGCACCTTCTTCGTGGAGCCGCCGAAGGTTCGGAAGGCGTCCTTCGGACATCCACTCTCGGATCAACGGCCAGTTTCCGCCATCGAGTCCGATGACGACGGTCCTCTCCATACCCCATCCAGTGTGGTTATCGTATTAACAGATTTGGGTAAAGCTCGACAGGCGAAACCGGAAATCTCGGCGCGTTGTCCGACATCTATAAGACGGAATCAGACTCAGTACGGGGTGAGATGTGTCAGATGCTCCACTGTATTCTCCGCACGGCACCGTCGTTCGCTGGACAGTCTCTCGACGCGCCGAGCGGTCCCCTCAACTGATAGAATGATACGCACGCTGCTCGCGGTCGCGTTCTGGTCGGCGCTCTTGCTTCTGCTTCACGTGTACTGTCTGTACCCGATTACCCTGTTCGTCCTCGGGTCGATTATCAATCGATCGACGGCCGAGCGCTCGTTCGACGAA
This genomic stretch from Halogeometricum sp. S1BR25-6 harbors:
- a CDS encoding alkaline phosphatase family protein encodes the protein MERTVVIGLDGGNWPLIREWMSEGRLPNLRRLHEEGAAGVSRSHLPPVTCPNWKCYASGKNPGQLGVYWWERIDTENRSMHLPDATDFRTPEIWDYVNDAGEQAGVVNLPMSYPPREIDGAMVAGGPRSRERDYTKPDELQGELEERFGYRVHPENVLTSNEGSDREVEMVHDLLRTRLRTAHALLEERDLSFLHVTLFHLNVLQHYFWNGPETRRAWEIIDEELEPFVEGDYNLVLMSDHGCTEIHTVFYVNRWLEQQGYLQTKSSLSSRLFDVGITQERVASLVRSVGLESYIRPLIPRAIIERFPNDEGVVREEKLEMVDWEGTTAIGSGQGLVYIVADDEDEHARIFESLKRDLEAETALDGGPLVRSVNHPEDVYSGEYLDQAPDLIFDQQPGVHTGEAMGDGAVMTEPSNWRGENIVDGMVLFHGPDVNATDIDPIRITDIAPTVLHWMGLDVPSDMDGSVVSEIFEAGSDPATREVRTRRPLDAAEEGRDSSEQLSEEAQNRLEDIGYLE